A single window of Sebastes umbrosus isolate fSebUmb1 chromosome 16, fSebUmb1.pri, whole genome shotgun sequence DNA harbors:
- the atg2b gene encoding autophagy-related protein 2 homolog B isoform X1, with protein sequence MPWPFSESIKKRACRYLLHRYLGNFLQEKLSLDQLSLDLYQGTGSLAQVPLDKWSLNELLETADAPFEVIAGFIQTISLTVPWAALLHENCALEVKGLEMVLRPRPRVASGTEPMYWSSFMTSSMQLAKECLSQKLTDDMGESFQPFEGLEKFAETIETVLRRVKVTFLDTVLRVEHIPENSKTGIALEVRIRKIVYCDETGEESSSVNVHQPTTFAHKNLQMEGITVFWDEFSDVSRAGCKSSPTATETEPKLSPSWNPKIICEPHPQFTEPVSSTTPFEPVQVGSLGGKIELSLTLKNNLAMPGAKLDVVGHIDTLIILLSPRQVHLLLDLCGAFSGGSAQEWAKDRKSRPIQQEDEYRLHMELNRCLKKDTAVPGTDPDLFESQTTRTVSSRDDVFFSMADMDMSHSLSSLPPLGEPPTVDLDLSLNSNYSASPGESPSGNATALWDDYMDVPRQREKQTNETPVHSRDSHLPQKLLRQTSHPSKTHGDESRPELVLRLTLSSLALSVLHIDPLPPPDAAPSPLGPMAAHFFSMVGPGQLDPAAFLQSRTVFNQACPHDHLRFVGQGLKISYEHCQGSSLRSFSTDVSLNQMEFLECLFPSEAVSGGSQRGIQYTELLTFDTTASADASLTTCLHLLYKQAERRGPQGGQVRLSTIPRKAEIQVELGPVRSELDISIVDRLNSLLQPQKLATTELMASHMYTSYNKHVSLHKAFTEVFLDDSHTPTNCHVTLTVNAPLLGLAIRFPIPDLRSDQERGPWFKKSLQKEVLYLELEDLEVKTEFMGGSSPDQTKMELTFRELIGKFQEEPDQPAARFLRVSHTMDGDMTTSESVKFDWPRVVLKMNPTAVHSILERVTAEDDEGAEDHSLEEEEEEGAAHSLKDVCDFGKPEPSPFSSRRVMYENEEMVIPGDVAEMTEFQEKTMNNSRFILELCFPNVQLVLPSKAFYEKLHNRINNDLLLWEPTAPSPVETVESMPYGVGLSVASQLINTYSKDSFSQFRSTGPEEDSGSEEETMHYYSPSSDLGPRSRKKKKPKAQSKTSQSLFSVIISVNHGLVALQTNAKKEDKTVLKNKHGEFWLEVKNAVLFSVTQYEGYKDQHYICFHTSNICMYHQGLVEGGTSVSDVKLPCRTHPHWLEPTIYQSETSPERSSTPSEGIGLEARSMVSVAVKISSQNAERNVKEFLVAVGVRGATLQHRVVPPSLGWYDQIVDFLNVSDEPVLGYAPPTSVTTLHLHLWSCSLDYRPLYLPLRSLLVVETFSISSSVSLDHSSSTLRIILDEAALFLSDKSNAVSVNLARDYVQVVDMGTLELRITAVKPGVDGKLSEPRFELRCSSDVIHIRTCSDSCAALMNLIQYVASYGDLLPPAEPVAKHSSTTQRTKAEFPSRPTSQMPLLAETEQQMLQDLMSEAMEETDGQHAPGLQQNGAHEERNQDHDPPRSDLFLFPDESGNFNQDSSPTYPMLHSPLITPVPSLAQETDDFCILETPGSRGEDLDQEPVVKQLTSDPVEIKDDYFSQPLDGSDSRSGAMNFPIPEVRYLIKEISVIWHLYGGKDFGSANFTASPARSRGSTPHSSPSQTPVRQAKASGRAGGGRGRNPDVLMEIQLSKVRFQHEVYPQTQVACGPATDQPVSRQVFIVQDLEIRDRLATSQMNKFLYLYSSKEMPRKAHSNMLTVKALHMCPESGQAPQECCLRVSLMPLRLNIDQDALFFLKDFFTSLATEVEFFSPPAQEVVCVSTKKASAPEISCSFSKHPGGSQDPAPIISVPAQRRLSHNGFSTSGREEVTDSEASAPSFTDQPIFFREFRFTSEVPIRLDYHGKHVAMEQGTFAGIIIGLTQLNCSELKLRRLCYRQGLLGVDKLFSYAINEWLNDIKKNQLPGLLGGVGPIHSLVQLVQGFRDLVWLPIEQYRKDGRIVRGFQRGTASFGTSTAMAALELTNRMVRTIQAAAETAYDMVSPVPDERDTKRIKRFSHYGLAHQPVDLREGVAKAYTVVKEGITDTALTIYDTATREHEQRGMTGAVGGVLRQLPPAVVKPLIMATEATSNVLGGMRNQIHPDARQEESQKWRQGEE encoded by the exons ATGCCTTGGCCATTCTCGGAGTCCATCAAGAAGCGGGCCTGTAGGTACCTCCTTCATCGGTACCTTGGCAACTTTCTGCAGGAGAAGCTGAGCTTGGATCAGCTCAGTTTAGACCTCTATCAAGGCACCGGATCACTTGCACAAGTGCCATTGGATAAATGG TCACTCAACGAGCTCCTGGAGACGGCAGATGCCCCTTTTGAGGTCATCGCAGGGTTCATTCAGACAATCTCTCTAACCGTTCCATGGGCAGCCCTACTGCATGAAAACTGTGCCTTAGAGGTCAAGGGTTTGGAGATGGTGCTCAGACCAAGACCAAGAGTGG CATCTGGCACTGAGCCCATGTACTGGTCCAGTTTCATGACGAGCAGCATGCAGCTCGCCAAAGAATGTCTCAGCCAGAAACTCACCGACGATATGGGAGAGAGCTTCCAGCCATTTGAAGGATTAGAGAAGTTTGCAGAAACGATAGAGACAG TTCTGAGAAGAGTTAAAGTGACGTTTTTGGATACGGTTCTCAGAGTCGAACACATTCCAGAAAATTCTAAAACTGGAATCGCCCTGGAGGTTCGAATAAGAAA GATTGTTTACTGCGATGAAACGGGCGAGGAGAGTTCAAGTGTGAATGTGCACCAGCCGACCACATTTGCACATAAAAACTTGCAGATGGAAGGCATCACCGTATTCTGGGATGAGTTCTCAGATGTGTCCCGTGCTGGTTGTAAATCTTCCCCCACTGCAACG GAAACTGAGCCAAAGCTCTCCCCTAGCTGGAATCCCAAAATAATATGTGAGCCTCATCCCCAGTTTACAGAGCCTGTATCCTCTACAACACCCTTTGAACCTGTGCAGGTCGGGAGCCTCGGTGGTAAAATCGAGTTGTCCCTCACTCTGAAAAACAACTTGGCTATGCCTGGAGCAAAG CTGGATGTTGTTGGACATATTGATACACTTATTATTCTGCTGTCCCCACGGCAAGTTCATCTTCTTCTGGACTTGTGTGGAGCTTTCTCTGGTGGAA GTGCACAGGAATGGGCTAAGGATAGAAAGAGCCGACCCATACAGCAAGAGGATGAGTATCGGCTCCATATGGAACTGAACCGCTGTCTGAAGAAGGATACCGCTGTGCCGGGAACGGACCCTGACCTCTTTGAGAGCCAGACCACCAGAACTGTGTCTAGTCGAG ATGATGTGTTCTTCTCCATGGCAGACATGGACATGTCTCACAGCTTGTCATCCCTTCCTCCTCTGGGTGAACCACCCACCGTTGATTTGGATTTGTCACTGAATAGCAATTACTCTGCCTCACCAGGAGAATCTCCCTCTGGAAATGCAACA GCTCTGTGGGATGATTACATGGATGTACCACGACAAAGAGAGAAGCAGACTAATGAAACTCCCGTCCACTCGCGGGATTCACATCTCCCTCAAAAATTACTGAGACAGACTT CCCATCCATCCAAAACCCACGGTGATGAGTCGAGGCCAGAGCTGGTGTTAAGGTTGACATTGAGTAGCCTGGCTCTCTCCGTCCTCCACATTGACCCGCTGCCACCACCAGATGCGGCTCCCAGTCCCCTCGGGCCCATGGCTGCACACTTCTTCAGCATGGTGGGCCCAGGCCAGCTCGACCCAGCTGCTTTCCTTCAGTCTCGGACAGTATTTAACCAGGCTTGCCCCCATGATCATCTCAG GTTTGTGGGCCAGGGCCTGAAGATCAGCTATGAGCACTGTCAGGGATCCAGCCTGCGGAGTTTCAGTACTGACGTCTCCCTTAACCAGATGGAGTTTCTGGAGTGCCTCTTCCCCTCTGAGGCTGTCAGTGGTGGCTCCCAAAGAGGCATTCAGTACACTGAG CTCCTGACATTTGACACCACAGCCAGTGCTGATGCATCACTCACCACCTGCCTTCACCTGCTTTACAAACAGGCTGAGCGCAGAGGCCCTCAG GGCGGCCAGGTTCGCCTTAGCACCATTCCCAGGAAAGCTGAGATCCAGGTGGAGCTGGGCCCCGTGCGCTCTGAGCTGGACATCAGCATCGTAGACCGCCTCAACTCATTGCTACAACCTCAGAAGCTGGCCACCACAGAGTTGATGGCATCCCACATGTACACATCCTATAATAAGCACGTCAGCTTG CATAAGGCCTTTACAGAGGTTTTCCTCGATGACAGCCATACTCCCACCAACTGTCATGTAACGCTGACTGTCAATGCCCCGTTGCTGGGCCTTGCGATCCGCTTCCCCATCCCTGACCTGCGCTCAGATCAGGAGAGGGGCCCCTGGTTCAAGAAGTCCCTGCAGAAGGAAGTACTCTACCTGGAGCTGGAAGACCTGGAAGTGAAGACAGAGTTCATGGGAGGCAGTTCTCCTGACCAAACAAAAATGGAGCTCACTTTCAGGGAGCTTATTG GGAAGTTTCAGGAGGAGCCGGATCAACCAGCTGCCCGGTTCCTCAGAGTGTCCCACACCATGGACGGAGACATGACGACATCTGAAAGTGTCAAATTTGATTGGCCGAG GGTTGTGCTGAAGATGAACCCCACTGCAGTCCACTCGATCCTTGAGCGGGTGACGGCTGAAGATGACGAAGGCGCTGAGGATCATTCCcttgaagaggaagaggaggaaggggcTGCCCATTCACTGAAGGATGTGTGTGACTTTGGGAAACCAGAGCCATCACCCTTTTCGTCACGAAGGGTTATGTATGAGAATGAAGAG ATGGTCATCCCTGGTGATGTTGCTGAGATGACAGAGTTCCAGGAAAAAACTATGAACAACTCTCGCTTCATCCTTGAGTTGTGTTTCCCCAATGTGCAATTAGTGCTCCCCAGCAAGGCATTTTATGAAAAACTACACAACAG GATAAACAATGACCTGCTGCTGTGGGAGCCCACTGCTCCATCTCCAGTGGAGACAGTGGAAAGCATGCCGTATGGAGTTGGACTCTCTGTCGCCAGTCAGTTGATCAACACTTACTCTAAGGACAGCTTCAGCCAGTTCCGCTCTACTGGTCCCGAGG AGGACAGTGGCTCAGAGGAGGAGACCATGCACTATTACTCTCCTTCATCTGACCTGGGCCCCAGGTCACGCAAGAAGAAAAAGCCCAAAGCCCAGAGCAAGACCTCCCAGAGTCTGTTCTCTGTCATCATCAGTGTCAATCATGGTCTGGTGGCTCTTCAAACTAATGCTAAG AAGGAGGATAAAACTgtcctgaaaaacaaacatggcgagTTCTGGCTTGAGGTGAAAAATGCGGTGCTGTTCAGTGTGACGCAATACGAAGGCTATAAAGACCAACACTACATCTGCTTCCACACCAGTAATATCTGCATGTATCATCAAG GACTTGTGGAGGGAGGCACCTCTGTGTCAGATGTCAAGTTGCCATGCAGGACACATCCCCACTGGTTAGAGCCAACCATCTACCAGTCCGAGACGTCTCCTGAGAGATCCTCAACACCCTCTGAGGGAATTGGTCTGGAGGCCCGCAGCATGGTGTCTGTTGCCGTCAAAATCTCATCACAGAATGCGGAACGCAATGTCAAG GAGTTTCTGGTTGCAGTTGGAGTGAGAGGAGCCACACTCCAGCACAGAGTGGTGCCTCCCAGTCTAGGCTGGTATGACCAG ATTGTTGACTTCCTGAATGTTTCTGATGAGCCTGTGTTGGGTTACGCCCCTCCTACGTCTGTCACCACTCTACATTTACACCTGTGGAGCTGCTCTCTGGACTACAG ACCCCTTTACCTGCCACTCAGATCACTGTTGGTTGTAGAGACTTTCAGCATCTCCAGCAGTGTCTCTTTAGACCACTCTTCCTCAACACTCAG GATAATTTTGGACGAAGCGGCTCTGTTCCTCTCAGACAAGAGTAATGCCGTCTCTGTCAATCTAGCGCGAG ACTATGTCCAAGTGGTAGACATGGGAACATTGGAGCTGAGGATCACAGCTGTCAAACCTGGAGTGGATGGAAAGTTG TCGGAGCCCAGATTTGAGCTGCGCTGTTCCAGCGACGTTATTCACATCAGAACGTGTTCGGACTCCTGCGCCGCCCTCATGAACCTTATCCAGTATGTCGCCAGCTACGGAGACTTACTGCCTCCTGCAGAACCAGTGGCCAAGCACAGCAGCACTACACAAAGAACCAAG GCGGAGTTTCCTAGCCGGCCCACATCTCAGATGCCGTTGCTCGCTGAGACTGAGCAGCAGATGTTGCAGGATCTGATGAGTGAAGCTATGGAGGAGACTGATGGGCAGCATGCACCAGGGCTGCAGCAGAATG GTGCACACGAGGAGCGGAATCAAGACCATGACCCTCCTCGCTCAGACCTATTCTTGTTCCCGGATGAGAGTGGGAATTTTAACCAAGACTCAAGCCCCACTTACCCCATGCTTCACTCTCCTCTCATCACTCCTGTCCCTAGCCTGGCTCAAGAGACGGACGACTTTTGTATCCTGGAGACACCAGGTTCCAGAGGAGAG GATCTTGATCAGGAGCCAGTGGTAAAGCAGCTTACCTCAGATCCTGTGGAAATCAAAGATGATTACTTCAGTCAGCCTCTAGATGGGAGCGATTCCAGGAGTGGGGCCATGAACTTTCCCATCCCGGAGGTTCGCTACCTCATCAAGGAGATCTCTGTCATTTGGCACCTCTATGGTGGGAAGGACTTTGGGAGTGCCAATTTCACAGCCTCTCCTGCTAGAAGCCGAGG GTCTACACCCCATAGCTCGCCCTCTCAAACTCCAGTCAGGCAGGCCAAGGCTTCGGGACGGGCaggaggtggaagaggaagGAACCCTGACGTCCTGATGGAGATACAGCTCAGCAAG GTGAGATTTCAGCATGAGGTGTACCCACAGACCCAGGTGGCTTGTGGGCCAGCAACGGATCAGCCTGTCTCCCGGCAGGTGTTTATCGTGCAGGACTTGGAGATTCGAGACAGACTGGCTACCTCACAGATGAACAAGTTCCTCTACTTGTATTCTAGCAAGGAAATGCCCAGAAAAGCCCATTCTAACATG ttgacagTTAAGGCACTGCACATGTGTCCTGAGTCGGGCCAGGCTCCCCAGGAGTGCTGTTTGCGTGTTTCCCTGATGCCTCTTCGCCTCAATATCGATCAG GATGCGCTGTTCTTCTTGAAGGACTTCTTCACCAGTCTTGCTACTGAAGTAGAGTTTTTCTCACCACCTGCTCAAGAAG ttgtctgcgtttccacaaaaaaagcatcTGCTCCAGAGATCTCCTGCAGCTTCTCCAAGCACCCTGGCGGCAGCCAGGACCCGGCCCCAATCATCTCAGTGCCTGCTCAGAGACGTTTGAGCCACAATGGCTTCTCCACATCTGGCAGGGAGGAAGTGACTGACAGTGAAGCGTCTGCTCCTTCCTTCACAGACCAACCGATCTTCTTTAG GGAGTTTCGTTTTACCTCTGAGGTTCCCATTCGCTTGGATTACCACGGGAAACATGTTGCAATGGAGCAG GGAACATTTGCAGGGATCATTATTGGGTTGACACAGCTCAATTGTTCAGAGCTGAAACTGAGGCGCTTGTGCTATAGACAAGG ATTATTAGGTGTGGATAAGCTGTTTTCCTATGCAATAAATGAGTGGCTAAATGACATAAAGAAGAACCAGCTTCCAGGACTACTGGGTGGTGTGGGACCTATTCACTCTCTGGTACAACTAG TTCAGGGATTCAGGGACTTGGTCTGGCTCCCGATTGAGCAGTACAGGAAAGATGGTCGGATAGTCCGTGGGTTTCAGCGCGGCACCGCCTCCTTTGGAACTTCTACTGCTATGGCTGCTCTGGAGCTCACCAACAGGATGGTGCGGACCATCCAG GCAGCAGCTGAGACGGCCTATGACATGGTGTCTCCAGTGCCTGatgagagagacacaaagagaataaAACGGTTCTCCCATTACGGACTGGCTCATCAGCCCGTTGACCTGAGAGAAGGTGTAGCCAAAGCCTATACTGTTGTAAAAGAG GGCATCACAGACACAGCACTGACCATCTACGACACAGCCACCCGGGAGCACGAGCAGCGTGGGATGACGGGAGCGGTGGGTGGAGTTCTCCGCCAGCTGCCACCAGCAGTGGTAAAGCCACTCATTATGGCCACTGAAGCCACCTCCAATGTCTTGGGTGGAATGAGGAACCAGATTCACCCGGATGCACGCCAGGAGGAGTCTCAGAAATGGAGGCAGGGCGAGGAGTAA